The Lonchura striata isolate bLonStr1 chromosome 9, bLonStr1.mat, whole genome shotgun sequence region CCATTGAATGTGCTGGATATTAGAGGGACGGGCAATATCCTGGGTTAGAGAGCTGTTGGAGGATAGGGCTTCAGGCAAATTTTGGGAGACTCAAGGGTTTTAAAAGCTTTGTGTACTCCCAAAGCACTTTGTGGGGTATCAAGGACTCTCAAGGTGACCTGAAGGTGAAACCATCTCTGTCTCAGTGACTGCTCACTGGCAGCTGAGATGATGAGGGCTGTATCCCTGCTCCCTTCTGGAGCAAAGTCAGACCTCTCTCTGGGGCTGGGTTTGTTTTGTGGGATCAAAGAAATGGAGAAGGCCCATGGCCAGAGGAGTACCTTCCTCTCTTGAGCTGTGGAGTGGGTCTTCACTGCCAGGGGAGAACAGGATGCTGTAGCAGTGGGTGCCCACAAAAGACAGCAGCAAGGAGCCAAATTCCCCACCTCGTACCCATTTCCTTGCCCCCTGGGATGGGGGTCCTGGCTTCCAGTGCCAGGATCAGGCCAATACTGCCCACACCCTTGTCTGCCCTGGAGCAGGCTGCAgggaggtgttttggggttgcAGTGGATCTGGGAGGAGACTAACACCCCATgtccccctgccagggccagggtccaggatggggctgctggtgctggccctggccacctggctggggctggggctggcctcGGCCTCTGAGGAGACGGCCAACAGCAGCCGGATCTGCCAGGAGGCGCCGGCATGGACCATCAATGGCTCGAGCCCCatggagggggcggcagggcaGGTGACGGTGGTGGCCCTGCTGAAGGCCAGCTGACAGTTCTGCCTgaggcaggcccacaggtgaGCCCCACTCCCGCTCCCCACAGCAGTCCCCGCCGGCTCGGGGGCGTCTGGCAGCCCCCTGCCCCGGCAGCCCTCCCAGCGCCTCCTTCCCGCAGCCTCGGGGGCCTGCGGGAGCGGCTGGCCCGGCAGGGCACGGCCGATGTCCGCTACATGATCGTCAACGAGAAGGCGCCGCTGTCCCGCGCCATGCTGCCCGAGCTGCAGCGCCATGCCCCGCCCGGCGTCCCCGTCTTCCAGCCCGAGCGGGAGGACCCTGACGTCTGGCAGGTCCTGGGGGGTGACAAGGACGACTTCCTTGTTTATGACCGGTGAGTGTCCCCCAACTCGCCTGAGGCTTTAATGGGTGTTACAGAGCGTTTGATGGGCTTCCAAAATCTCCTCTCATGCCTGGGCTGGGGGGGATTCCAGACCCCTGTCTTGAGTCAGGCCATGACTTCTCCCCTCAGGTGTGGCCGCCTGGCTTTCCACATCCAGTTGCCCTTCAGCTTCCTCCACTTCCCCTATGTGGAGGCAGCCATCCGCTCCAGCCACATCAAGGACTTCTGTGGCAACTGCTCCCTGTACCCCAACACTACCCAGGAGGTAAGACGTGGAATGCTTGCTGGAGCTTTGGATCCCTTCTgtccttggcactgcacatcagCAAGAGCAATCATATCTCCGTGTTGGGGATGGGCTCTGGGTTGGCAGCTGCCCTCAGATGTATTTGAGAGGAAAGGTGATGGAAGGTCTGGAATAAGGGCACTTAAATAGGTCAGAGCTTTCCGGTTGAAAAGGAATTGACCAAAGGGGTCATATCCCATGTCTAGGAATGCTAACTAGGACTGTTCCCATAAAAGAAAGGGCTGGCAGTGGATGCAGAGGTGGCAAGCTCAGAGCAAAGAAAAGGGTGTAGCTCTGAGCTTGGCAGGCGATTAGTCACTTCCCAGGAGAGAAGTACATCCAGAAATACTAAATGCTAATTTCTGTTTCTGGACCACAGACAGCTTGAGCCAAGGAATGCAAGTCTAGAGGCTTGTGCCCTGTGtgctccagcctctcctgtcctccctgtgccctgggtcAGGGCTGGAGAGCATTTGCTCTGACCCACAGTTTTCTGTATGATGAATGCTGGTCTGCCTTCCCAGTTCACAGCTGTGCCCCCAGGCTTCCTGCAGGGTTCTGTGGGCATTCACATACCACAACAGTCCTTGTGTTACTTTCCTCAGGCTAACAGCACCATGGAGGGCTTTGCAACCCCGAGCTCCCTTCCTGAACACGAGGGGATGGAGTCAGAGACCCCTGTCCACCAGCACAAGCCCCTCCATCCTCATCGCCACCACGAGGTCAACAGCGAGAGGGACACAAACCCAAGTGAGGACCACAAACCTGCTACCCATGCTCACCACCACCATGGAGACCATGGCCAGCTCCATCACAAAGGGAGGAAGCAGAAGGAGGGGGATGAGCATTAAACCAGGCTGGGCAGCCTTGCAGAACCCAGTAGTGTGCAGATGACCCCAGCTCACTTCACAGAGGCATGGAAGGACTTGCTTTGGGCTGCTGGTCACCAGCAGCACTGGTTTAACAACTTCCTCCAGCATACCTCATGTGGGCTGTCCTCCTACGCTGTGATAGGGATGGAAATTCCCCTTGGACCCTGCTCAGTGCTGCGTTTtcagccccagggctcagttCTGAGCCTTCATCTGCCACTGCCTGCCTTTCTGTGCTCAATGAAGCCCGCTGTGCAAACCAGGAGGTCCCTGGTCACTGCTGGCTGACACCGCACAGAGAAgcggggcggggctggaggggccagagctgggatgggagcagCGCTGCCGGCATcctctgccagagctgggatgggagcagCGCTGCCGGCATcctctgccagagctgggatgggagcagCGCTGCCGGCACcctctgccagagctgggatgggagcagCGCTGCCGGCACCCTCTGCCCATCCAGACACCCCTGGGTTTGCTGGAATCCCCGAGTTTCCTGGCCAGGGAGCGAGGGGAGGGACAGCGTGTGCCCGGCAGGACGCGGTCCGGGGGACTGAGGGCACGAAGAGCGGTGGGATGTGGCAGCTCGCCATGGTCCAAGCTGTAGCCCCGTGTCTGACCGTGCGCTCGGGTGTGTGCAGCGGTGCTGGTGGCCGCAAGATGGTGGCCTTGTCCCCTCCTGGAGACCCAGGGCCGAAGCAATGGCACCGCTCGGGGAGGGCTGGGTGACCGCGCTGAGGGGTGAGCGGGGCGGGAGGGCAGCGCGGACATCCGGAGTGCGAATAAAACCTCTGTGAAGTGACCACTGCTCGGTTTGGCCTCTGGTGGGCCCGGGGGGATCTTGCTCAGTGCACAGGGAGGGACACAGGGCTGGATGTAGACCCCAAGGTGCAGCAGCCAAGGATGGTTTACATCCCCTGAACAGGAGTTGGAAGTAAAGGAGTTTAAGATTGAAGAGAAGTCTTCTTCAAGAGAAGACACCATCTCTTCCTATCTTCCAGCTGCCTCCCAGGATGGGAGTCCAGGACATTAACACTGCACTGCTTGGAGGATATTTGGCTTGGCACTTCCATACCTGGCTTGTAGGTGTGATGTTGGGGTGCTTGCCCCAAGCTGCTGCTGGTTCCCACATGCAGTCCAAAGTCATCACGGGCATCTTGTCCCATCCAGTGCCCAGACCAGTCCCCATTGCAGGCACATTGTGGGGCTCCCCAGCCCTCAGGCAGGTGGGTGCTGTGCCCCTGGCAGGTAGTCATGCCTGCCTTCATCTTATGGTGCCCCAGGCCTGTCTCTGCCCTTTACTCCAGCTCCATCCATCATCCTACACAGCCCTACTCAGTGCCTCTTACAGCCCTGCATCCTGAGTGGGGAGCAGAGAGATGATTTTCTGCTCAGAGATTTCATGGTGCTGTGTCCCAGTGCTGGGTTTCTGCATCCTGTCTCTGCTGGAGGATGTTCTGCACAGTGACTAGGACAAAAACCAGGATGAAAAGGAGCTGTTCCTCACAGGGATGACAGCAATGGGATCAGATGTGTCTTTCTTACCAGCCAGGCTCTCCCATGGGGTGCTAGCTGAGACCCTGCTCCCCCTCCTCCATTTCTcctcccccttcctcctctACCTGCTCCCAGTAGCCTGCAAGGGCACCTCtgtctgctgctcctgccatcAATATTGAGGTTATCTTTTTCTTCTGGCAGCTGCTGTAATTGAAACAAAGCAGGCCGGGCCTCACGGG contains the following coding sequences:
- the LOC110470530 gene encoding selenoprotein Pb-like, which produces MGLLVLALATWLGLGLASASEETANSSRICQEAPAWTINGSSPMEGAAGQVTVVALLKASUQFCLRQAHSLGGLRERLARQGTADVRYMIVNEKAPLSRAMLPELQRHAPPGVPVFQPEREDPDVWQVLGGDKDDFLVYDRCGRLAFHIQLPFSFLHFPYVEAAIRSSHIKDFCGNCSLYPNTTQEANSTMEGFATPSSLPEHEGMESETPVHQHKPLHPHRHHEVNSERDTNPSEDHKPATHAHHHHGDHGQLHHKGRKQKEGDEH